The Blautia hydrogenotrophica DSM 10507 genome window below encodes:
- a CDS encoding ABC-F family ATP-binding cassette domain-containing protein: protein MSILNVEHLSHGFGDRAIFQDVSFRLLKGEHIGLIGANGEGKSTFFNIVTGKLPPDAGKIEWAKGVRAGYLDQHTVLEKGMTVEDVLKSAFSDLFELEEKMNDICTKLGEASSEEMDKLMEELGTIQDTLTLHDFYVIDAKVEEVARALGLLELGLKRDVTDLSGGQRTRILLGKLLLQKPDILLLDEPTNYLDEHHINWLKRYLTEYENAFILISHDIPFLDDVVNIIYHMENQKLDRYVGNYKDFQRIHEAKKAQLEAAYKKQQQEINQLKDFVARNKARVSTRNMAMSRQKKLDKMNVIELAAQKPKPEFHFKTGRTPGKYIFEAKDFVIGYEEPLSQPLNLSLERGHKVALTGANGIGKTTLIKSILGLVPPLKGTCELGENISVGYFEQEGKKENSSTCIEEIWQEFPSFSQYEVRSALAKCGLTTKHIESQVRVLSGGEQAKVRLCKIINRETNVLFLDEPTNHLDADAKEALKAALKEYRGTLLLICHEPEFYQDVVHEVWDCTKWTTKLV from the coding sequence AATGGAGAAGGCAAATCTACATTTTTCAACATTGTGACTGGAAAGCTCCCTCCGGATGCAGGCAAAATCGAATGGGCAAAAGGAGTTCGTGCCGGATATCTAGACCAGCATACGGTACTGGAAAAAGGAATGACCGTGGAAGATGTCCTAAAATCCGCATTCTCTGACTTGTTCGAGTTGGAAGAAAAAATGAATGACATCTGCACAAAGTTAGGAGAAGCCTCCTCGGAAGAGATGGATAAACTAATGGAAGAATTGGGAACTATCCAGGACACCCTTACGCTCCATGATTTCTATGTAATCGACGCCAAGGTGGAGGAAGTCGCGAGAGCCTTAGGACTTTTAGAGCTGGGACTGAAACGGGACGTGACAGATCTAAGCGGCGGACAGAGAACCCGAATTCTGCTGGGAAAGCTTCTGCTTCAAAAACCAGATATCTTGCTCTTAGATGAACCTACCAACTACCTGGATGAGCACCATATCAACTGGTTGAAACGATACCTGACAGAGTACGAAAACGCATTTATCCTGATCTCTCATGACATTCCCTTCCTGGATGATGTAGTAAACATTATCTACCACATGGAGAATCAAAAGCTAGACCGGTATGTGGGAAACTATAAAGATTTCCAAAGAATCCATGAGGCGAAAAAAGCACAGTTGGAAGCTGCTTACAAAAAGCAGCAGCAGGAAATCAACCAGTTAAAAGATTTCGTCGCCCGTAATAAGGCAAGAGTGTCCACCAGAAATATGGCCATGTCCCGCCAGAAAAAATTGGATAAGATGAATGTCATAGAATTGGCCGCTCAAAAGCCAAAACCGGAATTTCATTTTAAAACAGGGCGCACTCCTGGAAAATACATTTTTGAGGCAAAAGATTTTGTCATCGGCTATGAGGAACCTCTCTCTCAGCCTCTGAATCTCTCTTTGGAACGAGGACACAAGGTCGCCTTGACCGGAGCAAACGGTATCGGAAAGACAACCCTGATTAAAAGTATCCTTGGATTGGTTCCACCGCTGAAAGGTACCTGTGAGCTGGGAGAAAACATCTCTGTCGGCTATTTCGAACAGGAGGGAAAAAAAGAAAACAGCTCCACCTGTATTGAAGAAATCTGGCAAGAGTTTCCCTCTTTTTCCCAGTATGAGGTCCGCTCTGCATTGGCCAAATGTGGCCTGACCACCAAGCACATCGAAAGTCAGGTACGAGTCCTAAGCGGCGGCGAACAGGCCAAAGTACGCCTGTGTAAGATTATCAACCGGGAGACCAACGTACTCTTTTTGGACGAGCCCACGAACCACCTGGACGCAGACGCAAAAGAAGCACTGAAGGCAGCGTTAAAAGAATATAGAGGGACACTGCTTTTAATCTGCCATGAGCCAGAATTTTATCAAGATGTCGTCCATGAGGTCTGGGACTGTACCAAATGGACGACCAAACTTGTTTAG
- a CDS encoding MerR family transcriptional regulator has product MMTVHEASRLAGVSVRTLQYYDKIGLLRPSGYTDSGYRLYDDAALEKLQQILLFRELEFPLKEIKEILSSPDFDRHRALKQQIELLTMKKEHLENLIHFARGLQSIGVRNMDFSVFDTKKMDEYAKRAKEQWGKTPEYEEYERKTKERTPDEEKEAEQQLMRLFAEFGKLKDHNSASPKVQGQVRKLQNFISEYFYKCTKEILSSLGQMYAGGGEMTQNIDKMGGKGTAVFVAKAIQTYCKN; this is encoded by the coding sequence ATGATGACGGTACATGAAGCAAGCAGACTAGCAGGAGTGAGCGTACGCACCCTGCAGTACTATGACAAAATCGGTCTGTTGCGTCCTTCAGGATATACAGATTCAGGCTACAGGCTGTATGACGATGCGGCTTTGGAGAAATTACAGCAGATTTTGCTGTTTCGTGAGTTGGAGTTTCCTCTGAAGGAAATCAAGGAGATTTTATCCAGCCCGGATTTTGATCGGCACAGGGCCCTAAAGCAGCAGATTGAGCTGCTGACGATGAAGAAGGAACATTTGGAAAACCTCATTCATTTTGCCCGTGGATTACAGTCGATAGGAGTGAGAAATATGGATTTTTCAGTATTTGATACAAAAAAGATGGATGAATACGCCAAGAGAGCGAAAGAACAGTGGGGCAAAACTCCGGAGTATGAGGAGTACGAGCGAAAAACGAAAGAGAGGACACCGGATGAGGAAAAAGAGGCAGAACAGCAGCTTATGCGGCTGTTCGCGGAATTTGGGAAGTTAAAAGACCATAACTCCGCCTCGCCAAAGGTCCAAGGCCAAGTGCGAAAACTGCAGAATTTCATCTCTGAGTATTTCTATAAATGCACGAAAGAGATTCTTTCAAGTCTTGGACAAATGTATGCCGGAGGCGGAGAGATGACCCAAAATATTGATAAGATGGGTGGGAAGGGGACGGCTGTATTTGTAGCAAAAGCCATCCAAACCTACTGTAAAAACTGA
- a CDS encoding FAD-dependent oxidoreductase, whose product MESIWCKTCGREKAPALKGNIETDVAVIGGGMAGILTAWQLEQAGVRTVVLETDRIGGGQTQNTTAKITAQHGMFCHSFIEKKGEDTTRKYAQANKDAVEEYKRIVREKSIACDLKECDSYVYSEDEEKVRREVVAAQSLGLEASFAEQVEIPVSCAGAVRFSSQAKFHPLKFIEALAEHLTIYEDTSVTRVEGHLVKTPCGSVKAGKIVFAVHFPFINFPGMYFARMHQERSYVLALEKAGMVDGMYIGDGENTLSFRQYDRYLLLGGQAHRTGENREGGCYERLKRIAQELYPGSCVAAYWSAQDCITADKVPFIGPYAADCPDWYVATGFQKWGMSSAMVSAMLIRDAVCGIENPYAQVFSPLRFSGEEVPQLMKDGGKAVKGLTKRFFHVPSETISSVERGHGAIVETPQGKAGVYKTEEGTVCQVSAICPHMGCELTWNPDENSWDCPCHGSRFDCEGKLLEGPAQEGIQYDLL is encoded by the coding sequence ATGGAATCCATATGGTGCAAGACATGCGGCAGGGAAAAAGCTCCCGCTTTAAAAGGGAACATTGAGACGGATGTGGCTGTGATTGGTGGAGGGATGGCTGGTATATTGACAGCGTGGCAGCTAGAACAGGCGGGGGTACGGACGGTTGTGTTGGAAACAGATCGCATCGGAGGTGGACAAACCCAGAATACAACCGCAAAAATTACGGCGCAGCATGGAATGTTCTGCCACTCATTTATTGAAAAAAAGGGTGAAGATACCACCAGGAAATATGCACAGGCAAATAAGGATGCTGTAGAAGAATATAAAAGAATAGTTCGGGAGAAATCTATTGCCTGTGATCTGAAGGAGTGTGATTCCTACGTCTATTCTGAGGACGAGGAAAAAGTAAGAAGAGAGGTGGTGGCAGCACAGAGCCTAGGATTGGAGGCATCCTTTGCGGAACAGGTAGAGATTCCGGTTTCGTGCGCGGGAGCCGTACGTTTTTCCAGCCAGGCCAAGTTTCACCCTTTGAAATTTATCGAGGCTCTGGCTGAGCATTTGACCATCTATGAGGATACTTCGGTGACAAGGGTAGAGGGACATTTGGTAAAGACGCCCTGCGGGAGTGTGAAAGCAGGAAAGATTGTGTTTGCCGTACATTTTCCTTTTATCAACTTTCCGGGGATGTATTTTGCCAGAATGCATCAAGAGCGGTCATACGTATTGGCCTTGGAAAAGGCTGGTATGGTTGATGGAATGTATATAGGAGATGGAGAGAACACGCTATCTTTCCGACAGTATGATAGATATCTTTTGCTTGGCGGGCAGGCGCATCGTACAGGAGAAAATCGGGAGGGAGGATGCTATGAACGACTAAAGAGAATTGCCCAGGAGTTGTATCCTGGAAGCTGTGTGGCAGCCTATTGGTCAGCACAGGACTGTATCACAGCAGACAAAGTTCCGTTTATTGGACCGTATGCTGCCGACTGTCCGGATTGGTATGTGGCGACGGGATTTCAGAAATGGGGTATGAGTTCTGCGATGGTATCTGCAATGCTGATTCGAGATGCGGTCTGTGGAATCGAGAATCCGTATGCACAGGTATTTTCTCCTCTGAGATTTTCAGGAGAAGAAGTTCCCCAGCTTATGAAAGATGGGGGAAAAGCGGTGAAAGGACTGACAAAGCGTTTTTTCCATGTTCCGAGTGAAACTATTTCCTCAGTTGAGAGAGGCCATGGAGCGATTGTTGAGACACCTCAGGGCAAGGCAGGTGTGTATAAGACAGAAGAAGGAACGGTCTGCCAGGTAAGTGCGATTTGCCCGCATATGGGTTGTGAGCTGACTTGGAATCCAGATGAGAACTCTTGGGATTGTCCCTGTCATGGCTCACGTTTTGACTGTGAGGGGAAACTTTTAGAGGGACCGGCACAGGAAGGAATTCAGTACGACTTGCTATAA
- a CDS encoding ATP-binding cassette domain-containing protein: MTEYIIETKNLTKLYHGSPAVNQINLQVPQCSIYGFLGPNGAGKSTTMKMLLGLAAQDKGSIQIFGHEMNTSNRIAILSQVGSLIESPSYYGNLTGYENLKISCTLRNLPHSEINEALRIVRLDNQKHKKTSHYSLGMKQRLGIANALLGKPKLLLLDEPTNGLDPSGIHEMRELIKSLPEKYGITLMVSSHLLAEIEQIADNVGIISNGKMIYQDSLYDLQSKNKRELLLRTSNDLLAYQLLIPKYEHAGLVHPIQQTKEGLLLPYEGDRSLGLHIRHLFENGIDLYRIEERRGNLEDIYLQMVQKEASL; the protein is encoded by the coding sequence ATGACAGAATATATTATTGAGACAAAAAATCTCACAAAGCTTTACCACGGTAGCCCGGCCGTGAACCAGATCAATCTTCAGGTACCGCAGTGTTCCATCTACGGCTTCCTGGGCCCGAATGGAGCCGGCAAAAGCACCACCATGAAGATGCTTCTGGGATTGGCCGCCCAGGACAAAGGGAGTATCCAGATTTTCGGACACGAAATGAATACTTCCAACCGCATCGCCATCCTCTCCCAGGTAGGCTCCCTGATCGAGTCCCCATCCTATTACGGCAATCTGACAGGGTATGAAAATCTCAAAATTTCCTGTACGCTGAGAAACCTGCCCCACTCAGAAATCAATGAAGCCCTGCGCATCGTGCGTCTGGACAACCAGAAACACAAAAAGACCTCCCACTATTCCCTGGGAATGAAGCAGCGGCTCGGCATCGCAAACGCCCTGCTGGGAAAACCAAAGCTGCTGCTTTTGGACGAACCCACCAATGGCTTAGACCCCTCCGGCATTCACGAAATGCGCGAACTTATCAAGAGTTTACCGGAAAAATATGGAATCACCTTGATGGTGTCTAGCCATCTTCTAGCGGAGATCGAACAGATCGCTGACAATGTGGGAATCATCTCCAATGGCAAGATGATCTATCAGGATTCTCTCTATGATCTTCAGTCCAAAAACAAACGGGAGCTGCTGCTTCGCACCTCCAACGACCTGCTGGCCTATCAGCTCCTGATTCCCAAATACGAACATGCCGGCCTTGTACACCCGATTCAGCAGACCAAAGAGGGACTGTTGCTGCCCTATGAAGGGGACCGCAGTCTGGGACTGCACATCCGCCATCTCTTTGAAAACGGAATTGATCTCTACCGGATCGAGGAGCGCAGAGGCAATCTGGAAGATATCTACCTGCAAATGGTACAAAAGGAGGCGAGTCTGTGA
- a CDS encoding ABC transporter permease: MKNLKAEFQKFHRRHMWLLFFLSFALICAWMLWCVKDLDLTKLNSTTAMLEINLLLINTIVTPLVLATAASRMCDMEQVGSTYTWIFTMQSPGSFFKSKLLAGLLYLLVFDLLQTVLLVVLDQRFQSGWQKYYFQFFVTVIFTHVFLFLFQLLMSLHYENQLFPLFVSIGGTFAGVFSWFLPQIPLRYVIPWGYFVALCNSGYNYDETTRYTEYFWDSYPLIWLFVCVICICLLYYFGKKRFCQKIAAM, from the coding sequence ATGAAAAATCTAAAAGCAGAATTTCAAAAGTTCCACCGCCGACACATGTGGTTGTTATTTTTTTTGTCCTTTGCGCTGATCTGCGCATGGATGCTCTGGTGCGTCAAAGACCTGGATTTAACCAAGCTTAATAGCACAACAGCCATGTTAGAGATTAACCTGCTCCTGATAAACACCATCGTGACGCCTCTGGTCTTGGCCACCGCCGCCAGTCGAATGTGCGATATGGAGCAGGTGGGGAGCACTTACACCTGGATTTTCACCATGCAGTCCCCTGGTTCGTTTTTTAAATCCAAGCTGCTTGCAGGGCTTCTCTATCTGCTGGTCTTCGACCTGCTTCAGACCGTACTCCTTGTGGTCCTTGACCAGCGCTTTCAGTCCGGGTGGCAGAAATATTATTTTCAATTTTTTGTAACTGTCATCTTTACGCACGTTTTCCTATTCCTGTTTCAGCTTCTAATGTCGCTGCACTACGAAAACCAGCTTTTCCCGCTGTTCGTCAGCATTGGGGGAACCTTTGCCGGTGTCTTCTCCTGGTTCCTGCCCCAGATTCCGCTGCGCTACGTAATCCCCTGGGGTTATTTCGTGGCTCTGTGCAACTCAGGCTACAACTACGACGAGACCACCAGGTACACGGAGTATTTCTGGGACTCCTATCCGCTGATCTGGCTATTCGTGTGCGTGATTTGTATCTGCCTGCTGTACTATTTTGGAAAAAAACGTTTCTGTCAAAAAATCGCCGCTATGTAA
- a CDS encoding ABC transporter permease: MLMKVINCERMKCKGTLIWPAFFLIPIIPTLLGAGNYLSNINILQSQWYSFWTQVSLFYSNFFFAPLIGVYCAFLWRFENFHSCRNTLLTQPLRFSTIYCSKYVMVCVITLLTQLWFTVLYLIAGKVVGLPGLPPIDILGWIFRGTIGGWVIATIQYLVASVISNFAIPVAVGLLGGISGLLMANTKAGIFYPYSLMVLGMNSNKDDNMLGGLLPTFFLFALFYILLFNLIGVRLLKKR; encoded by the coding sequence ATGCTTATGAAAGTCATCAACTGTGAGCGAATGAAGTGCAAGGGCACGCTGATCTGGCCCGCCTTTTTTCTGATTCCCATCATTCCCACCCTGCTGGGAGCCGGGAACTACCTGAGCAATATAAACATTCTGCAATCTCAGTGGTACTCTTTTTGGACACAGGTCAGTCTGTTCTACTCCAATTTCTTCTTCGCGCCACTGATCGGAGTATACTGTGCCTTTCTCTGGCGTTTTGAAAATTTTCATTCCTGCCGGAATACCCTTCTGACTCAGCCCTTACGTTTTTCTACCATTTACTGCTCCAAATATGTTATGGTATGCGTGATTACTCTGCTGACTCAGCTATGGTTTACCGTTCTCTACTTGATCGCCGGAAAAGTTGTCGGCCTCCCCGGCCTTCCTCCCATTGATATTTTGGGATGGATTTTCCGCGGCACGATCGGCGGCTGGGTAATCGCTACAATTCAGTACCTGGTAGCCTCCGTGATCTCCAACTTCGCAATCCCAGTCGCCGTCGGCCTTCTCGGCGGAATCTCCGGCTTACTCATGGCCAACACAAAAGCAGGAATCTTCTACCCTTACTCTTTGATGGTACTGGGAATGAACTCCAACAAAGACGACAACATGCTAGGAGGCCTGCTCCCTACCTTTTTCTTATTCGCTCTGTTTTACATTCTGCTGTTCAACCTGATCGGCGTCCGTCTGTTAAAAAAACGCTGA
- a CDS encoding class C sortase, translating to MRDKILKITAAMLFLASVLTLNYPVISTLYNQIQQGKLIGRQEAEVVDLNEQERKTVWEAAKAYNWQTVQNRTRLYDAFSGEIEQMESEYESLLNVDGSGMMGSIEIPKIAVYLPIYHGTSRDTLAKGVGHLEGSSLPVGGKGTHVVLTGHRGLPQSELFTNLDQMEKGDVFYLRVLNRVLVYQVYETETVKPDQVKGLAVQEGRDLVTLVTCTPYGVNSHRLFIHGKRIPYEEDREISVSQIQRETLGRWLLRQKVFLASVVVLVAAFLAGLFILIRRMSRRHREKKEENS from the coding sequence ATGAGAGATAAGATCTTGAAAATAACGGCGGCGATGTTGTTTCTGGCGAGTGTTTTGACCTTGAATTATCCGGTAATCAGTACTTTGTACAACCAGATTCAGCAGGGAAAGCTCATCGGCCGCCAGGAGGCGGAAGTCGTCGACCTCAACGAACAGGAACGGAAAACAGTCTGGGAGGCGGCCAAGGCTTATAACTGGCAGACGGTTCAAAATAGAACTCGGCTCTACGACGCGTTTAGCGGAGAAATCGAGCAGATGGAATCAGAGTATGAGAGCTTGCTGAATGTGGATGGGAGCGGTATGATGGGGAGCATTGAGATTCCTAAAATCGCTGTGTATCTCCCCATTTATCACGGGACTTCCCGGGATACACTTGCAAAAGGGGTAGGACATCTGGAGGGATCTTCTCTTCCAGTGGGAGGAAAGGGCACGCACGTAGTTCTCACCGGGCACCGGGGACTTCCACAGTCAGAGCTTTTTACCAATCTGGACCAGATGGAAAAGGGGGATGTATTTTACCTGCGGGTTTTGAACCGGGTGTTGGTGTATCAGGTTTATGAGACTGAGACAGTAAAACCAGACCAGGTGAAGGGGCTGGCCGTCCAAGAGGGCCGGGATCTGGTGACTTTGGTGACATGTACTCCGTATGGGGTGAACTCTCACAGGTTATTTATCCACGGGAAACGGATTCCCTATGAGGAGGATAGGGAGATATCGGTCTCTCAGATTCAGAGAGAGACGTTGGGGAGATGGTTACTGCGGCAGAAAGTATTTCTGGCATCGGTGGTAGTTTTGGTGGCAGCTTTTCTGGCCGGACTATTTATTTTGATTCGTCGTATGAGCAGAAGACATAGAGAGAAAAAGGAGGAGAATTCATGA
- a CDS encoding class C sortase — MGRKTEKERRRNPWIFLAPLLVFAAGAGIFLYPAVSNFLAERAQTNVIRSYQAAVDESNRQKLEEEWQKAEEYNENLAGDPVHDPFVMGSGYVLPDNYEEVLNLNGDGVMGYLEIPRIDVELPIYHGTSEEVLEKGAGHLEATALPIGGKNRHPVISAHRGLPSAELFTRLDEMEIGDWFYLSVLDETLAYEVDKITVIEPEELEFLTPEENRDLLTLLTCTPMA, encoded by the coding sequence ATGGGACGAAAAACCGAAAAAGAGCGCAGAAGAAACCCATGGATATTCCTGGCGCCCCTGCTGGTCTTTGCGGCGGGCGCTGGGATTTTCCTTTATCCGGCCGTCAGCAACTTTCTAGCGGAGAGGGCGCAGACGAATGTGATACGCAGCTATCAGGCGGCGGTTGACGAGTCAAATCGGCAGAAGTTGGAAGAGGAGTGGCAAAAGGCAGAGGAGTACAACGAGAATCTGGCAGGCGACCCGGTACATGATCCTTTTGTGATGGGGAGCGGATATGTGCTGCCGGATAACTATGAGGAAGTGTTGAACTTGAACGGCGACGGCGTGATGGGATATCTCGAGATACCGAGAATCGACGTGGAGCTGCCGATCTATCACGGGACCAGCGAAGAGGTTCTCGAAAAAGGGGCTGGACATCTGGAAGCCACAGCGCTGCCCATCGGCGGAAAAAACCGGCATCCGGTGATCAGCGCCCATCGAGGGCTTCCGAGTGCCGAACTGTTCACCCGGCTGGACGAGATGGAGATTGGGGACTGGTTCTATCTCAGTGTTTTGGATGAAACATTAGCTTACGAGGTGGACAAAATCACAGTGATTGAGCCGGAGGAACTAGAATTTCTGACGCCGGAGGAAAACAGAGATTTACTGACTCTGCTGACTTGTACGCCTATGGCGTGA
- a CDS encoding SpaH/EbpB family LPXTG-anchored major pilin, whose translation MKMKKSSSVISKILALCLAMVLSLAMGITAMAAPEGGLTGSETADVTVDGLDTENEVTVEAYQIITVNIDLESGQPKNPMYTWNSEVVKWLKDNGYGNYIGSGNAVQDAFGDMSADNQKEFLEKLANGIKTGTCDLDATDTMKSNSGSVTFENMSMGEYLLIASGGVKIYQPTTVKLVPEYKDGSWKVGTPVVGTDSVMKSTEPTISKEVVDKDDETVAVGDEVTFRLKAIVPDYPEDATYRKFVVSDKLGTGFDYSGDETIKVFRDEAGQQVIGNENYTIAETPEKERTFQINFEDAFITENAGQTIYITYRAVVNDEAFTVDELKNDAFLGYNNDPYVGSDYETDTTKKVYTYGIEVKKVDKNGGILSGAVFTLKKGNSLLKFDGVDGVYTHNSEGTSSEVEVGANGVLKLQGLDVGTYILEEVKAPDGYVLPTGKITIVIEDKEPDGTIDGGDGVVTSDGTIKLKEKATVNTKVISLIVENTSAEDAGFTLPTTGGMGTTIFTIVGILLMGGAAAMVVVISRRKKHGYK comes from the coding sequence ATGAAAATGAAAAAAAGCAGCTCAGTGATTTCGAAGATCTTGGCCCTGTGCCTGGCAATGGTACTGTCTCTGGCTATGGGGATAACGGCGATGGCGGCGCCGGAAGGAGGGCTAACGGGTTCTGAGACAGCCGACGTTACAGTTGACGGCTTGGATACAGAAAATGAGGTAACAGTAGAAGCATATCAAATTATTACTGTGAATATTGATTTAGAATCTGGACAGCCAAAGAATCCGATGTACACCTGGAATTCAGAGGTGGTAAAATGGCTGAAAGATAATGGTTATGGTAATTATATTGGTAGTGGAAATGCCGTTCAAGATGCTTTTGGAGATATGAGTGCGGACAATCAGAAAGAATTTCTGGAAAAGCTGGCCAATGGAATTAAGACGGGAACCTGTGACTTGGACGCGACTGATACAATGAAATCAAACTCTGGGAGTGTAACCTTCGAGAATATGTCAATGGGCGAATATCTGTTGATTGCAAGTGGCGGAGTGAAGATTTACCAGCCGACGACAGTGAAATTAGTTCCAGAGTACAAGGATGGGAGTTGGAAAGTAGGAACCCCTGTGGTGGGAACGGATTCTGTGATGAAAAGTACGGAACCGACCATCAGCAAAGAGGTGGTAGATAAAGATGACGAGACCGTTGCTGTGGGCGATGAGGTGACTTTTAGACTGAAGGCAATAGTTCCGGATTATCCAGAGGATGCAACATATCGCAAATTTGTAGTAAGTGATAAACTAGGAACCGGTTTTGACTATAGTGGAGATGAGACAATTAAAGTTTTCAGAGATGAAGCAGGACAACAAGTGATTGGCAACGAGAATTATACTATCGCAGAAACACCAGAAAAAGAAAGAACTTTCCAAATCAATTTTGAGGATGCTTTTATCACTGAAAATGCAGGTCAAACAATTTATATTACTTATCGTGCAGTTGTAAATGATGAGGCTTTTACAGTAGACGAGTTGAAGAATGACGCATTTTTAGGGTACAACAATGACCCATATGTAGGCTCTGATTATGAAACAGATACGACAAAGAAGGTTTATACTTACGGCATTGAGGTAAAAAAAGTTGACAAGAATGGTGGTATATTGTCGGGTGCTGTCTTTACCTTGAAAAAAGGTAATAGTTTGCTGAAGTTTGACGGAGTGGATGGCGTCTATACCCATAACTCTGAGGGGACAAGTTCAGAAGTTGAAGTAGGAGCAAACGGAGTACTGAAGCTGCAGGGCCTGGATGTGGGCACATATATTTTGGAAGAGGTAAAAGCGCCGGACGGTTATGTACTTCCTACCGGTAAAATTACGATTGTTATTGAGGATAAAGAGCCTGACGGAACAATTGATGGTGGCGATGGTGTAGTGACTTCTGACGGAACAATTAAGTTAAAAGAAAAAGCTACTGTAAATACGAAGGTAATTTCTCTAATCGTAGAGAACACAAGCGCTGAGGATGCGGGCTTTACCCTTCCTACCACTGGTGGTATGGGCACGACAATCTTCACAATCGTGGGAATCCTGCTGATGGGCGGTGCTGCTGCGATGGTGGTTGTGATTTCCAGAAGAAAAAAACATGGATACAAGTAA